A single Garra rufa chromosome 9, GarRuf1.0, whole genome shotgun sequence DNA region contains:
- the LOC141342677 gene encoding uncharacterized protein, which translates to MRKQQTLDRIGETIPHIKWTDLTATKDSQMSVGQEDELSDEGLSLKPESKDKVTPDVSLVLPQDQTEVVKDYSKQNLPKNESDSDQMSLLESQTFDEDTRSLPTNMQLITKMESDNARTEACEVTTKATNIANISTNDLLEIKVQRQSILNKDNDKLPSPGGSNHTSKELCIENKTVVVDVAHARGSKLGMDLNANKERLEYSKDCIEDYKANILCNVREERLDIEMNRAVTSSVGQYEEDMVLDLSLPKKKDRNEEMKKCEWVVDPEYEGSLHMEVDEIEDEPQHDEVEQEDDNEICWIPSVSDAHTYLPQHWDGHLSSSSPEAMPTASYPDVTTPDPMDTLLIDDQGIPYTLSADGQKVPQIDNIQPDEELSEQTALSPRQAENKPSSIADVQDVAESGQPDSLCPNMSIGHASEEASQVAPNLEPKSSYSSEAHAKASVIPAMSDLTSVPIQIVANTTGSNTPILLLPPSQLQSLSSPASKANPGLITLSLPVPLSQNTQSSPMFLVLSSPQVSSTQSSSSSEQLSQISSSSTVALPLATCPLDLGSTLSSRPSLLSLSTVSPATATDISGLNNPSNLPASPTSSTASSSTSTVTSTSATKQFSTDAYSDTPVPTSFREALLRLAVSVEKKQENQSETHSVTTPPSCSETTKLDSSATVCESKNNETEVNCDGETESTSVDQTDSLDTTSSTSPNRPLSPGISINDPKNQALGPRRILYCQYCPRVFYYLSDLERHSITHSQSKPHVCHLCGKAFKRSSHLERHKHIHTGQRNFVCQLCPRRFRESGELMRHQRVHTGEKPFQCLICHMRFAERNTLRRHTKRKHQGQQLEAMDMKAKPESGGISLAGIQGESEENAEWYSSTVPEMESDSDTGGE; encoded by the coding sequence ATGCGCAAACAACAAACATTGGACAGGATAGGTGAGACCATTCCACATATTAAGTGGACTGATCTTACTGCCACCAAAGATTCCCAAATGTCTGTGGGTCAAGAGGATGAGTTATCAGATGAGGGACTCTCATTAAAGCCTGAATCTAAGGACAAAGTGACCCCAGATGTGTCTCTTGTTTTACCACAAGACCAGACAGAAGTTGTAAAGGATTACAGCAAGCAGAACTTGCCAAAAAATGAATCAGACTCAGACCAGATGAGTCTTCTTGAAAGCCAGACTTTTGATGAGGACACAAGGAGTCTACCAACAAACATGCAGCTGATAACCAAGATGGAGTCTGATAATGCTAGGACAGAAGCTTGTGAGGTAACAACCAAAGCTACAAACATTGCTAACATCTCAACCAATGATTTACTAGAGATTAAGGTTCAACGacaatctattttaaataaagataatGACAAACTACCATCGCCTGGTGGAAGCAATCACACAAGTAAGGAGTTGTGTATTGAGAATAAAACAGTGGTTGTTGATGTGGCTCACGCAAGAGGGAGTAAACTTGGGATGGACTTAAATGCAAACAAAGAAAGATTAGAATATAGTAAAGACTGCATTGAAGATTATAAAGCAAACATTTTATGTAACGTAAGAGAGGAGAGACTTGATATCGAAATGAACAGGGCAGTGACAAGTTCTGTGGGACAATATGAGGAAGACATGGTATTAGATTTAAGCCTACCAAAAAAGAAAGACCGAAATGAGGAAATGAAGAAGTGTGAATGGGTTGTAGACCCTGAATACGAAGGTTCACTTCATATGGAAGTTGATGAAATTGAGGATGAGCCTCAACATGATGAAGTGGAGCAGGAGGATGATAATGAAATTTGCTGGATTCCATCAGTAAGCGATGCTCATACATATTTGCCACAGCATTGGGATGGACATCTGTCCTCCTCTTCACCTGAAGCCATGCCAACTGCATCGTACCCTGATGTTACAACCCCAGATCCGATGGATACACTACTTATAGATGACCAGGGCATTCCCTACACACTCAGTGCAGATGGACAGAAAGTCCCACAAATTGATAATATACAACCAGATGAGGAGCTTTCAGAACAAACAGCTCTAAGCCCAAGGCAGGCTGAAAATAAGCCCTCTTCCATTGCTGATGTACAGGATGTTGCAGAGTCCGGACAACCCGATTCACTGTGTCCAAATATGTCTATAGGTCATGCCTCAGAGGAAGCCTCACAAGTTGCCCCAAACCTGGAACCAAAATCTTCTTACAGTTCTGAAGCTCATGCTAAAGCCTCCGTCATACCTGCCATGTCTGACTTGACATCAGTTCCCATTCAGATTGTGGCGAATACTACAGGGTCAAACACTcccattcttcttcttcctccatCTCAGCTTCAGTCTCTTTCCTCACCAGCCTCTAAAGCTAACCCAGGGTTAATTACCCTTTCCTTACCGGTTCCTCTTAGTCAGAACACTCAGTCCTCCCCCATGTTCCTAGTTTTGTCATCTCCTCAGGTGTCCTCAACTCAGAGTTCGTCCTCATCTGAGCAATTATCTCAAATTTCCTCCTCTTCCACTGTTGCACTTCCTTTAGCTACTTGTCCACTTGATTTGGGATCTACATTAAGTTCACGTCCGTCACTTCTCAGCCTCAGCACGGTTTCCCCTGCCACGGCTACAGACATCTCAGGACTGAATAACCCTTCTAATCTTCCTGCTAGCCCTACCTCATCAACTGCTTCCTCTAGCACTTCCACAGTGACCTCTACAAGTGCAACCAAGCAATTCAGCACTGATGCCTACTCCGACACACCAGTGCCCACTTCCTTTCGGGAGGCCCTTCTCAGATTGGCTGTGTCTGTGGAGAAGAAACAAGAAAACCAGTCTGAGACTCATTCGGTCACTACTCCTCCTTCGTGTTCTGAAACCACCAAGCTCGATTCCTCTGCCACAGTCTGTGAAAGTAAAAATAATGAGACGGAGGTAAACTGTGACGGTGAGACTGAGTCTACTTCGGTAGACCAAACGGACTCATTGGATACCACCTCTTCCACCTCACCCAATCGTCCTTTATCACCCGGAATTTCAATCAATGACCCAAAGAACCAAGCATTGGGTCCTCGTCGCATTCTTTACTGTCAGTACTGTCCGCGGGTCTTCTACTATCTTTCGGACCTTGAGCGCCATTCCATCACGCACTCCCAAAGTAAACCCCATGTGTGTCACCTCTGTGGCAAGGCGTTCAAAAGATCAAGCCATCTTGAGCGACACAAACACATCCATACAGGTCAGAGGAACTTTGTGTGCCAGCTTTGCCCAAGGCGTTTTCGTGAATCAGGGGAACTAATGAGGCACCAGAGAGTACACACTGGCGAGAAACCCTTTCAGTGCTTAATATGCCACATGCGCTTCGCAGAGCGCAATACACTGCGACGTCACACAAAGCGCAAGCACCAAGGTCAGCAGCTGGAGGCGATGGACATGAAGGCAAAGCCAGAAAGTGGAGGGATTTCCCTTGCCGGTATACAAGGAGAGTCAGAAGAGAATGCAGAGTGGTACAGTTCAACAGTTCCTGAAATGGAGTCTGACAGTGACACAGGGGGAGAATGA